A single window of Nematostella vectensis chromosome 4, jaNemVect1.1, whole genome shotgun sequence DNA harbors:
- the LOC5512894 gene encoding peroxisomal membrane protein PEX13, with amino-acid sequence MSAPPKPWEGAGVNSRASTAFRSAITPRLPPTVGDRSNQLSESAPTSQAMDCCSNKNPPPIPSRPQRAGMSSMGSGYGMSSYGGGYSSMYGGGMYGSSMYGGGMYGSGMYGGYGGYGGGYGGYSSYGMMNRGYGQEGTSTFVRRAEESSQAAFQSVESIVQAFGSIAMMLESTHFAMFNSFRAVIGAADHFSRLKNHLLSAFGAVAIFRTLKYLYQKLLYMLGLIKTSGLDEEVWTDAATSAASAAAEGDAKRASRSWPIIMFFAVVMGVPWLIWKFLQSVSSEEDSSKDWMTGEGDHVLAKAEFDFNAQGEDELSFAAGTVLRLAPKGKQPRMRGWLLATVDGVKDGIVPGNYVKILGLRRGTKSGATVQEISQTPLPEESSQQEQQRDTLNVDLLSEFDNAQSGPDIPDS; translated from the exons ATGAGCGCTCCCCCGAAGCCTTGGGAAGGAGCTGGTGTAAATTCTCGGGCTAGTACGGCATTCCGGAGTGCAATCACTCCACGACTTCCCCCGACAGTAGGCGACCGAAGCAATCAGCTATCTGAAAGTGCCCCAACATCACAAGCGATGGATTGCTGCTCAAATAAGAACCCTCCCCCGATTCCATCTAGACCACAGAGAGCTGGCATGTCAAGCATGGGTAGCGGGTACGGCATGTCAAGCTATG GTGGTGGCTACAGCAGCATGTATGGCGGGGGGATGTATGGTAGCAGTATGTATGGTGGAGGCATGTATGGGAGTGGCATGTATGGAG GATATGGGGGATATGGTGGCGGATATGGGGGATACTCTTCCTACGGCATGATGAATAGAGGGTATGGTCAGGAAGGAACTAGTACCTTTGTTCGCCGAGCTGAGGAGAGCAGTCAAGCAGCCTTCCAATCAGTAGAATCCATTGTCCAGGCATTTGGCTCTATTGCCATGATGCTTGAGTCCACTCATTTTGCCATGTTTAACTCATTCAGAGCTGTAATTGGAGCAGCTGACCACTTTAGCAGACTTAAGAACCACCTTCTTAGTGCATTTGGTGCTGTAGCAATATTTAGAACACTGAAATACTTGTACCAGAAGCTGCTCTATATGCTTGGCTTGATAAAGACCTCTGGCCTGGATGAGGAGGTGTGGACTGATGCAGCCACCTCTGCTGCCTCTGCCGCGGCAGAAGGGGATGCAAAGCGGGCCTCAAGATCTTGGCCGATTATCATGTTCTTTGCTGTTGTGATGGGCGTACCATGGTTGATTTGGAAGTTCTTGCAGTCTGTCTCGAGTGAGGAAGACAGTAGTAAAGACTGGATGACAG GTGAGGGTGATCATGTACTAGCCAAGGCCGAGTTTGACTTTAACGCACAGGGTGAGGATGAGTTGTCCTTTGCTGCTGGAACTGTCCTGAGGCTTGCTCCTAAAGGAAAGCAGCCCCGTATGCGGGGATGGCTTCTAGCCACAGTCGATGGTGTAAAGGATGGAATTGTGCCTGGTAACTATGTTAAG attCTTGGGTTAAGGCGTGGCACCAAGTCTGGGGCAACTGTCCAAGAAATATCACAAACACCACTGCCTGAAGAGTCATcacaacaagaacagcaaAGAGACACTCTCAATGTAGATTTGCTTAGCGAGTTTGATAATGCACAGAGTGGGCCGGATATTCCGGATTCCTGA